ACAATTCGCGAGAGGAGCGATATGCCAATGCGTTTGCGCGGGCATTTATGACTCCAACGAGAACGGTCATGGAGAAGTTCAAGGAGGTGACGATTGGGTCGTCGCACCTGACGCGTCGGCACATCATCTTGCTGGCCAATTTCTTCAGCGTGTCGCGCCAGGCCATGGTCATGAGGCTGGAAGAACTTGGACTAACGAAAAAGGGAACGTGGGATTGGTTCCAAGACAACGGCGGGATCACCGACGAGCAAGTCCGCCAAGTGCTAGGGGAGGATGGCAATGAGTTCCCAGCTGTCCAACCACAGCAATCGTCGCGGTTGTACCTCTTGGCCATCGAGGCTTGGAAGAGGGATCTGCTCAGTGAGGGGCAGATGTCGGACTTGCTCAAGCTAAGCCGTGAGATGGTGCGAGAACTACTCGATGAGGCTCAAGAGGATGAGGTAGATGACCTTTTCAAGCTGCCTAACTGAGCAATCGCCCACTCTCGTTCTCGACTCCAGCATCATCATCAACTTGCTGGCCACCGGCCATGCAGAAGCGATTTTGCAGGCATTACCGGGCCTCACCTGTGTCACCGAAACCGTGATCGGCGAAATCAAAGGGGGTGCAGAGAATGGTCACGGGGAGTCGGCGAAGCTCGTTGAGCTCATCGACAGCGGGAAACTGGATGTCGTGGAGTTGGACAATGAAGCGCTCGAAAGCTTCATCTCTATTGTGTCGGGCTCAACGTCCGACTCGCTTGGGGACGGAGAGGCCGCCACTCTGGCGTTCGCTCACCGCAATGGACTGGTCGCGGCAATCGACGAAAAAAAGGCCAGGCGAGTGGCTGGTGAGAGTTTCGGTTCTCTGACAATTGCAACGACGGTCGACATCCTCGCGTATGCGCCTGTAGGGCTGGTGCTGGGCAAAGAGCGGCTGTCTAAAACAGTTCTTGATGCGCTACGCCTAGCGCGGATGCAGGTATGGGAACCACACTTTGATTGGGTCGTCGCGCAAATAGGTCCTGCAAACGTCCCCTTATGCCCAAGCCTGAGGCGGCTTGCAAAGCGAGTCCGTGTGACCACCGCCCAATGAACTGCGTCTACTTTGCCAGATGCGCACGCCGAGCAGTGGGTGGCCGAGGATCATCTGGGCATGTTGACTCTTTCTGTAGACTGGCGCGGCTCAAGGCGGCACCCCAACCGCTAGGTTCTCATGCCCGACGTGCTGGAAGCTG
This is a stretch of genomic DNA from Aquabacterium olei. It encodes these proteins:
- a CDS encoding PIN domain-containing protein: MTFSSCLTEQSPTLVLDSSIIINLLATGHAEAILQALPGLTCVTETVIGEIKGGAENGHGESAKLVELIDSGKLDVVELDNEALESFISIVSGSTSDSLGDGEAATLAFAHRNGLVAAIDEKKARRVAGESFGSLTIATTVDILAYAPVGLVLGKERLSKTVLDALRLARMQVWEPHFDWVVAQIGPANVPLCPSLRRLAKRVRVTTAQ